In a single window of the Halobaculum lipolyticum genome:
- a CDS encoding HPr family phosphocarrier protein, whose amino-acid sequence MERTVTVVPEAGLHARPAAAFVRTANEFDATVEIGRAGAAETVDARSMLSVTALGVEHGDEVRLVAEGDDAGAALDALEAVLSTPEEGEADADDGGTPPGDGDDESVSAGGEPS is encoded by the coding sequence ATGGAACGAACCGTCACGGTCGTCCCGGAGGCGGGTCTCCACGCCCGCCCGGCGGCGGCGTTCGTCCGGACCGCCAACGAGTTCGACGCGACCGTCGAGATCGGTCGCGCCGGCGCGGCGGAGACGGTCGACGCCCGGAGCATGCTGTCGGTGACGGCGCTGGGCGTCGAACACGGCGACGAGGTGCGACTCGTCGCCGAGGGCGACGACGCCGGGGCGGCGCTCGACGCGCTCGAAGCCGTCCTCTCGACGCCCGAGGAGGGGGAAGCTGACGCCGACGACGGAGGGACACCGCCGGGCGACGGCGACGACGAGTCGGTCTCGGCGGGCGGTGAGCCGTCGTGA
- a CDS encoding phosphoenolpyruvate--protein phosphotransferase — protein MSDELGGTSATPFSGVGTAVWYEAGVDLPEPPDPDDVDPAAERERVAATREEAREQLRTERDRTAERVGAAEAAIFEAHEGFLDDPRIADWIDDAIDDGLPAPHAVDRAYADAAAELEAAGGRTAERADDLRDLRDRLVGILLDAAAARLDDLPGGTVLLAERLSPSDTAGLDPEVVAGLATVTGGATSHAAIVARSLGIPAVVGVGEALRAVEAGATVGVDGGAGTVFVDPDDATRERLAGGDAVAVIDRAVATADGRPVEVVANVGGPGDVDRAVERGSDGVGLFRSEFLFQGRERPPDEDEQYAAYREAAAAFPDGRVVVRTLDVGGDKPLPYLDAPEERDPFLGVRGVRRSLGPDADLFETQLRALCRAAADGDGDGDRDADSDGDRDSDVGDLAVMIPMVATVEELDAALARLDSVADDLADEGVAHAVPETGVMIETPSAAFVAGALAERVSFLSVGTNDLTQYVMAASRENAGVADLNHPTHPGVVRAVARTAEAGHDAGARVAMCGEAAGDPRLAPLLVGLGIDEFSAAPPSVPRVKAAIEDVDAAAAERLAERALAAETRAEVEAVLDGDG, from the coding sequence GTGAGCGACGAACTCGGCGGGACGAGCGCGACGCCGTTCTCGGGCGTCGGGACGGCGGTTTGGTACGAGGCGGGCGTCGACCTCCCGGAGCCGCCCGACCCCGACGACGTCGACCCGGCGGCCGAACGCGAGCGCGTCGCGGCGACCCGCGAGGAGGCACGCGAACAGCTCCGGACCGAACGCGACCGGACGGCCGAGCGCGTCGGCGCGGCGGAGGCGGCGATCTTCGAGGCGCACGAGGGGTTCCTCGACGACCCCCGGATCGCCGACTGGATCGACGACGCGATCGACGACGGGCTGCCCGCACCCCACGCCGTCGACCGGGCGTACGCCGACGCGGCCGCGGAGTTGGAGGCGGCCGGCGGCCGGACGGCCGAGCGGGCCGACGACCTCCGCGACCTCCGCGACCGGCTGGTAGGAATCTTGCTCGACGCCGCCGCCGCCCGGCTCGACGACCTCCCCGGGGGGACGGTGCTGCTCGCCGAACGACTCTCCCCGAGCGACACGGCCGGTCTCGACCCCGAGGTCGTCGCCGGGCTGGCGACGGTGACCGGCGGAGCGACGTCGCACGCGGCGATCGTCGCCAGATCGCTGGGCATCCCCGCCGTCGTCGGGGTCGGGGAGGCGCTCCGTGCGGTCGAGGCGGGGGCGACGGTCGGCGTCGACGGCGGGGCGGGGACCGTGTTCGTCGACCCCGACGACGCGACGCGCGAGCGCCTCGCCGGCGGCGACGCAGTCGCCGTGATCGACCGAGCGGTCGCGACCGCCGACGGCCGGCCCGTCGAGGTGGTCGCCAACGTCGGCGGACCCGGCGACGTCGACCGCGCCGTCGAGCGCGGCAGCGACGGCGTCGGGCTGTTCCGCAGCGAGTTCCTGTTCCAGGGCCGCGAGCGGCCGCCCGACGAGGACGAGCAGTACGCGGCGTACCGCGAGGCCGCGGCGGCGTTCCCCGACGGGCGGGTGGTCGTGCGGACGCTCGACGTCGGCGGCGACAAGCCGCTCCCGTACCTCGACGCGCCCGAGGAGCGCGACCCGTTCCTCGGCGTGCGGGGGGTCCGGCGGTCGCTGGGACCGGACGCCGACCTGTTCGAGACGCAGTTGCGGGCGCTGTGCCGGGCGGCCGCCGACGGCGACGGCGACGGCGACCGCGACGCCGACAGCGACGGCGACCGCGACAGCGACGTCGGCGACCTCGCGGTCATGATCCCGATGGTCGCGACCGTGGAGGAACTGGACGCGGCGCTCGCCCGGCTCGACTCGGTCGCCGACGACCTCGCGGACGAGGGGGTCGCCCACGCGGTCCCGGAGACCGGCGTGATGATCGAGACGCCCAGCGCCGCGTTCGTCGCCGGCGCGTTGGCCGAGCGCGTGTCGTTCCTCAGCGTCGGTACGAACGACCTGACGCAGTACGTGATGGCGGCGTCGCGGGAGAACGCCGGCGTCGCGGACCTGAACCACCCGACGCACCCGGGCGTGGTGCGGGCGGTCGCCCGGACGGCCGAGGCCGGACACGACGCCGGCGCGCGGGTGGCGATGTGCGGCGAGGCCGCCGGCGACCCCCGGCTCGCGCCGCTGTTGGTCGGACTCGGGATCGACGAGTTCAGCGCCGCGCCGCCGTCGGTGCCGCGGGTGAAAGCCGCCATCGAGGACGTCGACGCCGCCGCGGCCGAACGGCTCGCCGAGCGGGCGCTGGCCGCCGAGACGCGCGCCGAGGTCGAGGCTGTCCTGGACGGCGACGGCTGA
- the prs gene encoding ribose-phosphate diphosphokinase, with protein MIVPGSASQALAAALADETGRSLATPEYHWFPDGEERAAVPDFDGEEAVVVAATDSNDALVELLQLQDAVREAGADEVTTVLPYMGYARQDRAFEHGQPVSARAVARAVSTGTDRVVLVTPHEADVADFFDVPVDVLDASSLLATPLPADLTEPLFLGPDASAEGLAVAVRDAYGAGETDFFEKERDYDTGDVTVTPSDASVAGRDVVVVDDIIATGSTMSEAVAALHERDCGDVYTACVHGMLAANARTKLAAAGVERVIASDTIERVASEVSVAPLVADAL; from the coding sequence ATGATCGTACCCGGGTCCGCCTCGCAGGCGCTGGCGGCCGCGCTCGCCGACGAGACCGGCCGGTCGCTCGCCACGCCTGAGTACCACTGGTTCCCCGACGGCGAGGAGCGCGCCGCGGTCCCCGACTTCGACGGCGAGGAGGCCGTCGTCGTCGCCGCGACCGACTCCAACGACGCGCTGGTCGAACTGCTCCAACTGCAAGACGCCGTCCGCGAGGCCGGCGCCGACGAGGTCACCACCGTGCTCCCGTACATGGGGTACGCCCGGCAGGACCGCGCGTTCGAGCACGGCCAGCCCGTCTCGGCGCGGGCGGTCGCGCGGGCCGTCTCCACCGGCACCGACCGCGTCGTGCTCGTGACGCCCCACGAGGCCGACGTCGCCGACTTCTTCGACGTCCCCGTCGACGTGCTCGACGCGTCGTCGCTGCTGGCGACGCCGCTGCCCGCGGACCTGACGGAGCCGCTGTTCCTCGGTCCCGACGCCTCCGCCGAGGGGCTGGCCGTCGCCGTGCGCGACGCCTACGGCGCCGGCGAGACGGACTTCTTCGAGAAGGAGCGCGACTACGACACCGGCGACGTGACCGTCACGCCGAGCGACGCGAGCGTCGCCGGCCGCGACGTGGTCGTCGTCGACGACATCATCGCCACCGGGTCGACGATGAGCGAGGCCGTCGCGGCGCTGCACGAGCGCGACTGCGGCGACGTGTACACCGCCTGCGTCCACGGGATGCTCGCGGCCAACGCCCGGACGAAACTCGCCGCCGCCGGCGTCGAGCGCGTGATCGCCAGCGACACCATCGAGCGCGTCGCCAGCGAGGTGTCGGTGGCGCCGCTGGTCGCCGACGCGCTGTAG
- a CDS encoding HIT family protein: protein MSDDCIFCSIVAGDIPGRIVAETDAALAFLDANPMSRGHTLVIPKTHRQRVADLSTEESRAVFDLVHDLAPRIEAAVGADAHTIGVNDGPDAGQEVPHAHVHVIPRFEGDGGGPIHVAAGDRPDLSDEELDAIASDIGGE, encoded by the coding sequence ATGAGCGACGACTGCATCTTCTGTTCCATCGTCGCCGGGGACATCCCCGGTCGCATCGTGGCCGAGACCGACGCCGCGCTCGCGTTCCTCGACGCGAACCCGATGAGCCGCGGGCACACGCTGGTCATCCCGAAGACCCACCGCCAGCGCGTCGCCGACCTGAGCACCGAGGAGTCGCGCGCCGTCTTCGATCTGGTCCACGACCTCGCGCCGCGCATCGAGGCGGCCGTCGGCGCCGACGCCCACACCATCGGCGTCAACGACGGGCCGGACGCCGGGCAGGAGGTGCCCCACGCCCACGTCCACGTCATCCCGCGCTTCGAGGGCGACGGCGGCGGGCCGATCCACGTCGCCGCCGGCGACCGCCCGGACCTGAGCGACGAAGAGTTGGACGCCATCGCGAGCGACATCGGCGGGGAGTGA
- a CDS encoding HVO_0234 family beta-propeller protein: MPTIAEKRVFTAPDDVVRALVASSMGVASVSVSGDIVGEFGIEHRCDARDVAARGDAVAVATAEDVLVGDFEPTGHGPAVAVGVAGDGVLAAAPDGTVSLLASEADAVDADAGTDGPAGDAWVEVGAVEDPRRMDGRLVAAGDGVHRLHGDGGELEYAGLDDARDVSDRGVPLAVTAEALYTLGNGWMRDLDADAVDGTGAFRCVVADDAGERAVAATDATVYERADATATEWAAHDEAGVVDAAFAGRHLVAVTDTGEARVHADGGWRGRTLGLPEVRAVAVPGGG; the protein is encoded by the coding sequence ATGCCGACCATCGCAGAGAAGCGCGTGTTCACCGCGCCCGACGACGTGGTCCGGGCGCTCGTCGCCTCCTCGATGGGCGTCGCGAGCGTCTCCGTCTCCGGCGACATCGTCGGGGAGTTCGGGATCGAACACCGCTGTGACGCCCGCGACGTGGCCGCCCGCGGCGACGCGGTCGCCGTCGCCACCGCCGAAGACGTGCTCGTGGGCGACTTCGAACCGACCGGCCACGGTCCCGCCGTCGCCGTGGGCGTCGCCGGCGACGGGGTGCTCGCCGCCGCGCCCGACGGCACCGTCTCGCTGCTCGCGAGCGAGGCGGACGCCGTCGACGCCGACGCCGGGACCGACGGCCCGGCCGGCGACGCCTGGGTCGAGGTGGGCGCCGTCGAGGACCCGCGCCGGATGGACGGCCGCCTCGTCGCCGCCGGCGACGGCGTCCACCGCCTCCACGGCGACGGCGGGGAGTTGGAGTACGCCGGACTCGACGACGCCCGCGACGTGAGCGACCGGGGCGTCCCGCTGGCGGTGACGGCGGAGGCGCTGTACACCCTCGGCAACGGCTGGATGCGCGACCTCGACGCCGACGCCGTCGACGGGACCGGCGCGTTCCGGTGTGTCGTCGCCGACGACGCCGGCGAGCGCGCGGTGGCCGCGACCGACGCGACGGTGTACGAGCGCGCCGACGCGACCGCGACCGAGTGGGCCGCCCACGACGAGGCGGGCGTCGTCGACGCGGCGTTCGCCGGGCGGCACCTCGTCGCCGTCACCGACACCGGGGAGGCCCGGGTCCACGCCGACGGCGGGTGGCGCGGGCGCACGCTCGGTCTCCCCGAGGTGCGCGCGGTCGCGGTGCCGGGCGGGGGGTAG
- a CDS encoding CPBP family glutamic-type intramembrane protease: MRETGTAGFVGRWWVYLVVAVGGTWVFWLAAIAVGVRFDSAVGLVLLLVGLAVPGVAGVAFVYLVYDERGRSDFWNRVNDPRRIGRGWLVVILLVPLGVGVLAGLVDLLLGGPGPEWGDGVTEFGVNPLAILPALFFATLPPILEELGWRGYALDRLQLNWSAAGASSILGVVWALWHLPLFFVEGSFQHDEVGFATTGFWLFMAGIVALSFVFTWVYNNTERSVLGIVVLHGWVNFTAELVVVPDFAYYGLWFVLAGLIVAIWGTETMTAADDVPHPPARSVR, from the coding sequence ATGAGAGAGACAGGCACCGCCGGGTTCGTCGGACGGTGGTGGGTGTATCTCGTCGTCGCCGTGGGTGGGACCTGGGTGTTCTGGCTCGCAGCGATCGCCGTCGGCGTGCGGTTCGACAGCGCCGTCGGACTCGTGTTGCTACTCGTCGGTCTCGCTGTCCCCGGTGTGGCCGGTGTCGCGTTCGTCTACCTCGTCTACGACGAACGCGGGCGGAGTGACTTCTGGAACCGTGTGAACGATCCTCGGCGTATCGGACGCGGATGGCTCGTCGTGATCCTCCTGGTACCGCTGGGCGTCGGCGTTCTCGCCGGCCTCGTGGACCTCCTCCTCGGCGGACCCGGGCCGGAGTGGGGTGACGGTGTCACCGAGTTCGGCGTGAACCCCCTCGCCATCCTTCCGGCGTTGTTCTTCGCGACCTTGCCCCCGATTCTCGAAGAATTGGGCTGGCGAGGATACGCACTCGACCGGCTCCAACTGAACTGGTCGGCCGCGGGCGCGAGTTCGATCCTGGGCGTCGTCTGGGCCCTCTGGCACCTCCCCTTGTTCTTCGTCGAAGGGTCGTTCCAGCACGACGAAGTCGGGTTCGCGACCACGGGCTTCTGGCTGTTCATGGCCGGAATCGTCGCGCTCTCGTTCGTGTTCACGTGGGTCTACAACAACACGGAGCGCAGCGTCCTCGGCATCGTCGTCCTCCACGGATGGGTGAACTTCACCGCCGAACTCGTCGTGGTTCCCGACTTCGCGTACTACGGCCTCTGGTTCGTGCTCGCCGGGTTGATCGTCGCGATATGGGGGACAGAGACCATGACGGCCGCCGACGACGTTCCGCACCCACCTGCCCGATCCGTTCGATAG
- a CDS encoding helix-turn-helix domain-containing protein: protein MSQALNAGTRLTLDLWHPNCWAIEATDRTGGGVLAHAIYDTPMTAPESVNGLFTAFGETTAEVEHLLDEIRASDHAGEVLELQERFGRARDAPGNVVREFFLEYDPDDMVCPTLLRHGFVHSAPVRIEDGSEEWQLCFTGERPDIESALDSVREDAGAEVSVVSITGADGSAARSERDRRLDTLTPTQREVFEEARAAGYYEWPRGCSTRELADRVGSSKTTLLEHLRKAESKLLDP from the coding sequence ATGAGTCAGGCGCTGAACGCCGGGACACGGCTGACGCTCGATCTGTGGCATCCGAACTGCTGGGCGATCGAAGCGACCGATCGAACCGGCGGCGGGGTGTTGGCCCACGCCATCTACGACACCCCGATGACCGCGCCCGAGTCGGTCAACGGCCTGTTCACGGCGTTCGGCGAGACGACCGCGGAGGTGGAGCACCTGCTCGACGAGATCCGTGCCTCCGACCACGCCGGCGAGGTGCTCGAACTGCAGGAGCGGTTCGGCCGCGCCCGCGACGCCCCGGGCAACGTCGTCCGGGAGTTCTTCCTCGAGTACGACCCCGACGACATGGTGTGTCCGACGCTGCTGCGCCACGGCTTCGTCCACAGCGCGCCCGTCCGCATCGAGGACGGCAGCGAGGAGTGGCAGCTGTGTTTCACCGGCGAACGCCCGGACATCGAGTCGGCGCTCGACAGCGTCCGCGAGGACGCGGGCGCGGAGGTGTCCGTCGTGTCGATCACGGGCGCCGACGGCTCGGCCGCCCGCTCCGAGCGCGACCGGCGTCTCGACACGCTCACGCCGACCCAGCGGGAGGTGTTCGAGGAGGCCCGCGCGGCCGGCTACTACGAGTGGCCACGCGGCTGTTCGACCCGCGAGTTGGCCGACCGCGTCGGCAGTTCGAAGACGACGCTGCTGGAGCACCTGCGCAAGGCCGAGTCGAAACTGCTCGACCCGTGA
- a CDS encoding HdeD family acid-resistance protein: MSSRTSSLSTASAEALRNWRYLLGVGIVFSLLGAVAILAPFVTGIGLSYLLGGVVLAGGVAALVQALRVRTWRATIWQGLLAVVYVVAGVMLLANPLVGLVALTLLLVAYIAVSGVVEIAMGLRLRPAARWSWFVASGALSLALAALLWIGFPSTAAWAVGLLVGVHFLTTGVALIAAGYETRRTAGVESAPTADTEPRSG, translated from the coding sequence ATGAGTTCACGTACGTCGTCGCTATCGACCGCATCGGCCGAGGCGCTCCGCAACTGGCGGTACCTCCTCGGCGTCGGGATCGTCTTCTCGCTGCTGGGGGCCGTGGCGATCCTCGCCCCCTTCGTGACGGGGATCGGGCTGTCGTACCTGCTGGGCGGGGTCGTCCTCGCCGGCGGGGTCGCCGCCCTCGTCCAGGCGCTGCGCGTCCGGACCTGGCGCGCCACGATCTGGCAGGGCCTGCTCGCCGTGGTGTACGTCGTCGCCGGCGTGATGCTGCTGGCGAACCCGCTCGTCGGGCTGGTGGCGCTGACCCTGCTGCTCGTCGCCTACATCGCCGTCTCCGGCGTCGTGGAGATCGCGATGGGTCTCCGCCTGCGGCCGGCGGCGCGCTGGAGCTGGTTCGTCGCCAGCGGCGCGCTCTCGCTCGCGCTGGCGGCCCTGCTGTGGATCGGGTTCCCCAGCACCGCCGCGTGGGCCGTCGGCCTCCTCGTCGGCGTCCACTTCCTCACCACCGGCGTCGCGCTGATCGCCGCCGGCTACGAGACCCGGCGGACGGCCGGCGTCGAGTCCGCCCCGACGGCCGACACCGAGCCTCGGAGCGGCTGA
- a CDS encoding aldehyde dehydrogenase family protein — MSDTYQHYIDGEWTDGTGEETFTSENPANGDELGEFRRGTEADVDRAVAAADDAFDEWKELSHIDRAEYLWDIYHELKERHQELGEVVTMECGKEISEGKADVTEAWHMVEWAAGDARHPKGDVIPSEIPSKDAYMRRKPRGVVGCITPWNFPVAIPFWHMAVALVEGNTVVFKPAEQTPWCAQILAEMFEDAGVPDGVFNMVQGFGDAGNAIVEDDRVDTVLFTGSAEVGHKIASKVGGEPGKLVAAEMGGKNNIVVTEKADLDVAVHSAVMSSFKTTGQRCVSSERIVVHEDVYDEFKERFVANAKSVAVGDPLDENTFMGPLIEEEHKEKVSQYNQLAKDEGVNVLVDREELDADEIPDGHEDGHWIGPFVYEADPHEDLRCTHEEVFGPHVALLEYSGDIEDAVDIHNDTDYGLAGAIISEDYRQINYFRDNAEIGLAYGNLPCIGAEVHLPFGGVKKSGNGYPSAREVIEAVTERTAWTLNNSKDIQMAQGLSADIKTTDD; from the coding sequence ATGTCCGATACGTATCAACACTACATCGACGGCGAGTGGACCGACGGCACGGGCGAGGAGACGTTCACGAGCGAGAACCCCGCCAACGGCGACGAACTCGGCGAGTTCCGCCGCGGAACCGAGGCGGACGTCGACCGCGCGGTCGCCGCCGCAGACGACGCCTTCGACGAGTGGAAAGAACTCTCCCACATCGACCGCGCCGAGTACCTCTGGGACATCTATCACGAGCTGAAAGAGCGCCACCAAGAGCTGGGCGAGGTCGTCACGATGGAGTGCGGCAAAGAGATCAGCGAGGGCAAAGCCGACGTCACGGAAGCGTGGCACATGGTCGAGTGGGCTGCGGGCGACGCCCGCCACCCGAAGGGCGACGTGATCCCCTCCGAAATCCCGAGCAAGGACGCCTACATGCGCCGGAAACCGCGCGGCGTCGTCGGCTGTATCACGCCGTGGAACTTCCCGGTCGCCATCCCGTTCTGGCACATGGCCGTCGCGCTCGTCGAGGGCAACACGGTCGTGTTCAAGCCGGCCGAGCAGACGCCGTGGTGTGCGCAGATCCTCGCGGAGATGTTCGAGGACGCCGGCGTCCCGGACGGCGTGTTCAACATGGTCCAGGGCTTCGGCGACGCCGGCAACGCCATCGTCGAGGACGACCGCGTCGACACCGTGCTGTTCACGGGCAGCGCGGAGGTCGGCCACAAGATCGCGAGCAAGGTCGGCGGCGAGCCGGGGAAACTGGTCGCCGCCGAGATGGGCGGGAAGAACAACATCGTGGTGACCGAGAAGGCCGACCTCGACGTGGCGGTCCACTCGGCGGTCATGTCCTCGTTCAAGACGACGGGTCAGCGGTGTGTGTCGAGCGAGCGCATCGTCGTCCACGAGGACGTGTACGACGAGTTCAAGGAGCGCTTCGTCGCGAACGCGAAGTCGGTCGCCGTTGGCGATCCCCTCGACGAGAACACGTTCATGGGACCGCTCATCGAGGAGGAGCACAAGGAGAAAGTCTCGCAGTACAACCAACTCGCGAAAGACGAGGGTGTGAACGTGCTCGTCGACCGCGAGGAGCTGGACGCCGACGAGATCCCGGACGGTCACGAGGACGGCCACTGGATCGGGCCGTTCGTGTACGAGGCCGACCCCCACGAGGACCTCCGGTGCACCCACGAGGAAGTCTTCGGCCCGCACGTCGCCCTGCTCGAGTACAGCGGCGACATCGAGGACGCGGTCGACATCCACAACGACACCGACTACGGGCTGGCCGGCGCGATCATCTCCGAGGACTACCGCCAGATCAACTACTTCCGCGACAACGCCGAGATCGGGCTGGCGTACGGCAACCTCCCGTGCATCGGCGCGGAAGTCCACCTGCCGTTCGGCGGCGTGAAGAAGTCCGGGAACGGCTACCCGAGCGCTCGTGAGGTCATCGAAGCGGTGACCGAGCGGACGGCGTGGACCCTGAACAACTCCAAAGACATCCAGATGGCGCAGGGGCTGTCGGCGGACATCAAGACCACCGACGACTGA
- a CDS encoding PTS-dependent dihydroxyacetone kinase phosphotransferase subunit DhaM, producing MVGLLVVSHSAKAAEGIRDIAAEMGSAAAPVAAVGGDPEGGIGTDATAIGEALAALDADEVVVLVDLGSAVMNADLAIEGSDKTAVVADAPVLEGTVEATVAATSPKATLESVREAAERARETSKR from the coding sequence ATGGTCGGCCTGCTCGTCGTCTCCCACAGCGCGAAGGCGGCCGAGGGGATCCGCGACATCGCCGCCGAGATGGGGTCGGCGGCGGCGCCGGTCGCGGCCGTCGGCGGCGACCCGGAGGGCGGTATCGGCACCGACGCGACCGCCATCGGCGAGGCGCTCGCGGCCCTCGACGCCGACGAGGTGGTCGTCCTCGTCGACCTCGGGAGCGCCGTGATGAACGCCGACCTCGCCATCGAGGGGAGCGACAAGACCGCCGTCGTCGCGGACGCGCCGGTGCTGGAGGGGACCGTCGAGGCGACCGTCGCCGCGACGAGTCCAAAGGCGACGCTCGAGTCCGTCCGCGAGGCGGCCGAACGGGCGCGCGAGACCTCGAAGCGCTGA
- the dhaK gene encoding dihydroxyacetone kinase subunit DhaK, protein MKKLINDADDYVDEMLDGMTAAHPDAVRRLPDTKVLVRADAPVEGTVGVVSGGGSGHEPTHAGYLGEGMLDGAAAGEVFTSPTGDELAEMVRACDAGEGVLCVVKNYEGDVMNFDTAAEMAEIQGDVDVEQVVVNDDVAVEDSTYTSGRRGVCGTILVHKCAGAKAAEGADLAEVKRVAEKTIDNVATMGTALTSCVTPAKGEPTFDLGDDEIELGIGIHGEPGVERTGMLSADEVTERLAAAVLDDLDPSGEVATVVNGMGGTPLSELYIVQRRLSQLLDDEGLDVREAMVGDYMTSLDMCGCSITVLDLDDELADLLARPADTPALTV, encoded by the coding sequence ATGAAGAAGCTGATCAACGACGCCGACGACTACGTCGACGAGATGCTCGACGGGATGACCGCCGCCCACCCCGACGCCGTCCGGCGCCTGCCGGACACGAAGGTGCTCGTCCGGGCGGACGCGCCGGTCGAGGGGACCGTCGGCGTCGTCAGCGGGGGCGGCAGCGGCCACGAGCCGACACACGCGGGCTACCTCGGCGAGGGGATGCTCGACGGCGCCGCCGCGGGCGAGGTGTTCACGTCGCCGACCGGCGACGAACTCGCGGAGATGGTCCGGGCGTGTGACGCCGGCGAGGGGGTGTTGTGTGTCGTGAAGAACTACGAGGGCGACGTGATGAACTTCGACACCGCCGCCGAGATGGCCGAGATCCAGGGGGACGTCGACGTCGAACAGGTCGTCGTGAACGACGACGTCGCCGTCGAGGACTCGACGTACACCTCCGGGCGTCGCGGCGTCTGCGGGACGATCCTCGTCCACAAGTGCGCCGGCGCGAAGGCGGCCGAGGGAGCCGACCTCGCGGAGGTGAAGCGGGTAGCCGAGAAGACGATCGACAACGTCGCCACGATGGGGACGGCGCTCACCTCCTGTGTGACGCCGGCGAAGGGGGAGCCGACGTTCGACCTGGGCGACGACGAGATCGAACTCGGCATCGGGATCCACGGCGAGCCGGGCGTCGAGCGCACCGGGATGTTGTCGGCCGACGAGGTGACCGAACGGCTCGCGGCGGCGGTGCTCGACGACCTCGACCCGTCGGGCGAGGTCGCGACGGTCGTCAACGGGATGGGCGGGACGCCCCTCTCGGAACTGTACATCGTCCAGCGACGGCTCTCGCAACTGCTGGACGACGAGGGACTCGACGTCCGCGAGGCGATGGTCGGCGACTACATGACCTCCCTCGACATGTGCGGCTGTTCGATCACCGTCCTCGACCTCGACGACGAACTGGCGGACCTGCTCGCGCGGCCGGCCGACACCCCGGCGCTGACGGTGTGA
- the dhaL gene encoding dihydroxyacetone kinase subunit DhaL, with protein MAADTDHGAAVVAAVARVADRIADERAYLTDLDSAIGDADHGANLDRGFRAAVEQVDALDDPTPEEAVQTVGTALISEVGGAAGPLYGGGLMRAAGQLSDGITAESTVAFAEAYLDSVRDRGDARVGQKTMVDALVPAVHTYKKSIEEDDLDPLAALAKAVDACRRGVAFTVPIRAEKGRASYLGWRSVGHPDPGATSTLFLAEELLAAAAAALDREVPTDLDATAPAPPGADGDRDGDPDRDGAATADAADTADEGGS; from the coding sequence ATGGCAGCCGACACCGACCACGGCGCCGCCGTCGTCGCGGCCGTCGCCCGCGTCGCCGACCGGATCGCCGACGAGCGCGCGTACCTCACCGACCTCGACTCGGCCATCGGTGACGCCGACCACGGGGCGAACCTCGACCGGGGGTTCCGGGCGGCCGTCGAGCAGGTCGACGCGCTCGACGACCCCACGCCGGAGGAGGCGGTCCAGACCGTCGGCACCGCGCTGATCTCCGAGGTCGGCGGCGCCGCCGGCCCGCTGTACGGCGGCGGCCTGATGCGCGCGGCCGGCCAACTGTCCGACGGGATCACCGCCGAGTCGACCGTCGCGTTCGCGGAGGCGTACCTCGACAGCGTCCGCGACCGCGGCGACGCCCGCGTCGGGCAGAAGACGATGGTCGACGCGCTCGTCCCGGCGGTCCACACGTACAAGAAGTCGATCGAGGAGGACGACCTCGACCCGCTGGCGGCGCTGGCGAAGGCGGTCGACGCCTGCCGGCGCGGCGTCGCGTTCACCGTCCCGATCCGTGCGGAGAAGGGACGCGCCTCCTACCTCGGCTGGCGGTCGGTCGGGCACCCGGACCCCGGCGCGACGAGCACGCTGTTCCTCGCCGAGGAACTGCTCGCGGCTGCCGCCGCCGCGCTCGACCGGGAGGTGCCGACGGATCTGGACGCGACCGCGCCGGCGCCGCCCGGGGCGGACGGCGACCGCGACGGCGACCCTGACCGCGACGGAGCCGCGACCGCCGACGCCGCCGACACCGCCGACGAGGGGGGGTCGTAG